A window of Gammaproteobacteria bacterium genomic DNA:
CTCAACCTGCCGGCCGTGGGTTCGCTGTCGGTGACGCTGGATGGCCTGGCGACGACGACCACCGTGTCGCTGGACCAGAGCCTGACGGCCGATGTGTATGTTCGCGCCGGCCGGGAGCGACCCGAAGAGGGACGTCGCGCAAGCGCCTTCCTGGATCGCCTGCGGGACGCCTCCGGAACGAAGGATTTCTGCCGCATCGAGACCGACAACAACTTCCCGACGGCTGCAGGCCTCGCGTCCAGTGCCTCCGGCTTTGCCGCCCTGACACTTGCGGCCAGTGAGCTCTTCGAGCTTGGCCTGGACGACCGCGCGCTCAGCCAGTGGGCCCGACAGGGCTCGGGTTCGGCCGGACGATCGATTTTCGGGGGCTTCGTGCTGCAGCATCGCGGCGAGCGTGAGGATGGCGAGGACTGTTTTGCCGAGCAGCTTCGCCCCGCCAGCCACTGGCCGCTGAAAGTCCTGGTCGGGGTGACCGATGCACGCCAGAAAGCTACCGGCTCCTCGGACGGCATGCGCCAGACCGCCGAGTCATCGCCTTATTTCCAGGCCTGGCAGGCAGGTCAGCCGGCTGACCTGGCTGCTGCCCGGGAGGCCATCGAGGCACGTGACTTCGACGCGCTGGCCTCGATCACCGAGCAGTCCTGCCTGAAAATGCATGCCACGGCGATGGCGGCGAATCCCGGCGTGATCTACTGGAACGCCGCTACCCTGGAGTTGATCGAGGCAGTTCGGGATTTGCGCCAGAAAGGCCATGGTGCGTGTTTCACCATCGATGCCGGCCCGCAGGTGAAGGTGGTCTGCCAGCCGGAAGCCGCCGCTGCTGCCGACGACATGCTGCGTGCGCATCCGGGTGTTGCCGAA
This region includes:
- the mvaD gene encoding diphosphomevalonate decarboxylase, whose translation is MSKSVTRQANANIALVKYWGKRGAASLNLPAVGSLSVTLDGLATTTTVSLDQSLTADVYVRAGRERPEEGRRASAFLDRLRDASGTKDFCRIETDNNFPTAAGLASSASGFAALTLAASELFELGLDDRALSQWARQGSGSAGRSIFGGFVLQHRGEREDGEDCFAEQLRPASHWPLKVLVGVTDARQKATGSSDGMRQTAESSPYFQAWQAGQPADLAAAREAIEARDFDALASITEQSCLKMHATAMAANPGVIYWNAATLELIEAVRDLRQKGHGACFTIDAGPQVKVVCQPEAAAAADDMLRAHPGVAEVISCDLREEAS